Below is a window of Candidatus Saccharimonadales bacterium DNA.
CACCCGCAATACCAAATACGTACAGGCCAATCGTGACAGACGCAAGCACGGCAAGCGCAGACAGTTCTACTTTGCGAGACTGAATCGTAGGGGAGATAAAGTTATTTTCAATTTGCTGGTAAATCACGAAGTAAACCGCGAACACAAGACCAGCAATAGGTTCGTTGAATGCTAATAATAAAGCAATCAGGATACCACTGATCGTGGCCCCAAACATTGGGATGAGCGATAAGATAAATGCAATTGCTACCGTTGGAAGTGCAAGGTTTGACGGTACATTGAAGAAGAAGCTCATAATAAACACGACAAGTCCTGCCAGTGTTGATCCAATTAAAGATACGGTTAATTGTCCGGTAACATACCCCGTAACGACATTATACATTTTATTTACTAGCGCCCGGTGCGATTCCATGCGTTCTTCGTTATTATAGATTCCCCAAATTCGTTTTTGCCACGCAGGGCCTTCGACAAGCATCAAGAAAGACAGGACTAATACGAGGAGGATCGCGGTGAACGTCGCGAACACTGACCCAAGTCCAGAAACAATGTTCTGGCCTGCGCTTGATGCCCAGTTGGCCGTATTGTTTTTGATAGCTTCGACGGCTTGATCTACTTGAGGCT
It encodes the following:
- a CDS encoding AI-2E family transporter; amino-acid sequence: MKVRIEIDTKTFVRFWLVVIGFAFVILAIYSARTALIILGTALFLALALNKPVSYLASHLPGKSRVTGTATAYILVVAILGVFAFLVIPPIVEQTIKFTATVPGIVDDVAQQSKGLGEFIDKYHIQPQVDQAVEAIKNNTANWASSAGQNIVSGLGSVFATFTAILLVLVLSFLMLVEGPAWQKRIWGIYNNEERMESHRALVNKMYNVVTGYVTGQLTVSLIGSTLAGLVVFIMSFFFNVPSNLALPTVAIAFILSLIPMFGATISGILIALLLAFNEPIAGLVFAVYFVIYQQIENNFISPTIQSRKVELSALAVLASVTIGLYVFGIAGGIISIPVAGCLKVLLEDYLAKAKKNRIKSEQPLAKLVKKLQGEDAA